The following are encoded together in the Gordonia insulae genome:
- a CDS encoding glycosyltransferase family 2 protein: MTAPLRLVPAMPSDGEPEWPGATWVGVLDLADVHRGQRIAVCAPDAADGYAKARILIRDGFTPLSFVHTELIDGLIHVELPDRASEATGDARASEATGDAPASEATPVTDPALPPISVVICTRERPDQLIDALRSLRRLDYPDYEIVVVDNAPTGDATERVVAELADDRIRRIVEPVAGLSNARNAGLRGARHGLVAFTDDDVVADRGWLRGLAAGFARDPDVACVCGMVPSGELRTRPQAYFDWRVSWAASLVPRVYSLNDPPEDVPLFPFQVGVYGTGANFAVDRARALELGGFDEALGAGTRTKGGEDLDMFFRVLAAGHALANEPASIVWHRHRSDTDALLSQARGYGLGLGAWLTKVAIDRGHRRLAFSVLRRRFRAVTRAGVAYGAIAVPPPEFAAEMSRSVGRVEVFSVLSGPVALGRERLRGRRSRPLSATTGHSPAPRPPRPAEPAPADTPRSGTPR, encoded by the coding sequence ATGACCGCACCACTTCGCCTCGTCCCGGCCATGCCTTCCGACGGCGAGCCGGAATGGCCCGGCGCCACCTGGGTCGGCGTCCTGGATCTCGCCGACGTCCACCGCGGGCAGCGGATCGCGGTGTGCGCGCCCGACGCGGCGGACGGATATGCCAAGGCACGCATCCTGATCCGCGACGGTTTCACGCCACTGTCCTTCGTGCACACCGAGCTGATCGACGGGCTGATCCATGTCGAGTTGCCGGACCGGGCGAGCGAAGCGACGGGAGATGCACGGGCGAGCGAAGCGACGGGGGATGCACCCGCGAGCGAAGCGACACCCGTCACGGACCCGGCGCTGCCACCGATCTCCGTGGTCATCTGTACGCGCGAACGCCCGGACCAGCTGATCGACGCACTCCGCTCCCTCCGGCGTCTCGATTATCCGGACTACGAGATCGTGGTGGTCGACAACGCCCCGACCGGCGACGCGACCGAGCGCGTGGTGGCCGAACTCGCCGATGATCGCATCCGGCGAATTGTGGAACCCGTTGCCGGACTGTCGAACGCCCGCAATGCCGGATTGCGCGGGGCCCGTCACGGCCTCGTCGCGTTCACCGACGACGACGTCGTCGCCGACCGGGGGTGGTTGCGCGGGCTCGCGGCGGGATTCGCCCGTGATCCCGACGTCGCCTGCGTCTGCGGAATGGTGCCCAGCGGGGAACTCCGTACGCGTCCGCAGGCCTATTTCGACTGGCGGGTCTCGTGGGCGGCAAGTCTCGTCCCGCGCGTCTACTCGCTGAACGATCCGCCGGAGGACGTGCCGCTCTTCCCGTTTCAGGTCGGCGTCTACGGGACGGGCGCCAACTTCGCGGTCGACCGGGCGCGCGCGCTGGAGCTCGGTGGCTTCGACGAGGCGTTGGGTGCCGGCACCCGGACCAAGGGCGGCGAGGACCTCGACATGTTCTTCCGGGTGTTGGCCGCCGGTCACGCGCTGGCCAACGAGCCGGCGTCCATCGTGTGGCACCGCCACCGCAGTGACACCGACGCGCTCCTCTCGCAGGCTCGCGGATACGGACTCGGGCTGGGCGCCTGGCTGACCAAGGTGGCCATCGACCGTGGTCATCGGCGACTGGCGTTCTCGGTGCTGCGCCGACGTTTCCGGGCCGTCACCCGCGCGGGGGTCGCCTACGGCGCGATCGCCGTCCCGCCTCCCGAGTTCGCCGCGGAGATGTCGAGATCGGTCGGCCGGGTGGAGGTCTTCTCGGTGTTGTCGGGTCCGGTGGCCCTGGGTCGCGAGCGTCTCCGCGGGCGCCGGTCCCGGCCGCTCTCCGCAACGACGGGCCATTCCCCTGCGCCGCGCCCACCCCGGCCCGCGGAACCGGCCCCAGCAGACACGCCACGATCAGGAACGCCGCGATGA
- a CDS encoding glycosyltransferase family 39 protein — protein sequence MRVSSATADRASTGRRLDVVVIVALALLATATAAIGLGRGFWGDEAMTASAVQRTLPRTVAMLDAADGGIAGYLVLMNGWAHVAGSSEIALRLPSLVAVLVAIVGGGLLGRRLAGPVAGVTATVILAVHSQLVGVYATEARPYALVAAATVIAAHAALSISRGGLGPRPASAFAIAASAAVALHFFAVLSILPLYLWVLLGARRRRQVGSIAVVVVPVVGVAAMMAVLATRTFLQNWLPPVGIRDGFAVMASLCSPLAAFVLIVGLVAISVVRTRAGSITRAITCARTDLVVLVVWAVGPVAILFCYSLIARPALLARYALPSTIAWAVLAGVVMAVAVSTIWPRPEGVGRMDRRLSVAAVSAGVVLVVGVVAVTGGPVSKTKKEDLRAAADWIGESAAARPGSSAVAFAPRWAEPGLRWYLWEGPRSGDRDHRVSLLGAARVEGGPVVTDVPAVGQLAVQADSLWTPSTWPDTEAVVQSRRRWAEATVGLRTVYLVGRTDADPCDAGAAIWEPVADTGCGIVGALRAGWHPRERVTFGDTAVQMWTR from the coding sequence ATGAGGGTGTCGTCGGCGACCGCTGATCGTGCGTCGACCGGTCGGCGGCTCGACGTCGTCGTGATCGTCGCGCTCGCTCTGCTCGCGACGGCGACCGCGGCGATCGGTCTGGGGCGAGGATTCTGGGGCGACGAGGCGATGACGGCCTCCGCCGTGCAGCGGACCCTACCCAGGACCGTCGCGATGCTCGATGCTGCCGACGGTGGTATCGCGGGCTATCTCGTGCTGATGAACGGATGGGCCCACGTGGCCGGCTCGAGTGAGATCGCCTTACGCCTACCGTCGCTCGTCGCGGTGCTCGTCGCCATCGTCGGCGGCGGATTGTTGGGCCGCCGGCTGGCCGGTCCGGTCGCGGGGGTGACCGCGACGGTCATCCTCGCTGTCCACTCGCAGTTGGTGGGGGTCTACGCGACCGAGGCCCGGCCGTACGCGCTGGTGGCCGCGGCGACGGTGATCGCGGCGCATGCGGCGCTGTCGATCTCGCGCGGAGGGCTGGGTCCGCGGCCGGCCTCGGCGTTCGCGATCGCCGCATCCGCAGCGGTCGCACTCCACTTCTTCGCCGTGCTGTCGATCCTCCCGCTCTACCTCTGGGTGCTGCTCGGTGCACGACGCCGTCGGCAAGTGGGGTCGATCGCGGTCGTGGTGGTGCCGGTGGTCGGGGTCGCGGCGATGATGGCGGTCCTCGCGACCCGGACCTTTCTGCAGAACTGGTTGCCGCCGGTCGGTATTCGCGACGGGTTCGCCGTCATGGCGAGCCTGTGCTCTCCGCTCGCGGCGTTCGTCCTGATCGTCGGGCTCGTGGCGATCTCCGTCGTCCGGACCCGCGCCGGGTCGATCACTCGAGCAATCACCTGCGCACGCACCGATCTCGTCGTGTTGGTGGTCTGGGCAGTCGGCCCGGTGGCGATCCTGTTCTGCTACTCGCTGATCGCGCGGCCTGCACTCCTGGCCCGGTACGCGCTGCCGAGCACGATCGCGTGGGCTGTGCTGGCCGGAGTGGTGATGGCAGTGGCCGTGTCGACCATTTGGCCGCGCCCGGAGGGAGTCGGCCGGATGGATCGGCGCTTGTCCGTGGCGGCCGTCTCGGCCGGTGTCGTGCTGGTCGTCGGCGTCGTCGCGGTGACCGGCGGTCCGGTCAGCAAGACCAAGAAGGAGGACCTGCGGGCGGCCGCCGACTGGATCGGCGAGTCCGCTGCTGCACGTCCGGGTTCCTCCGCGGTGGCGTTCGCGCCGCGCTGGGCCGAGCCGGGACTGCGGTGGTACCTGTGGGAGGGTCCTCGATCGGGCGACCGGGACCACCGGGTGTCGCTGCTGGGCGCCGCTCGCGTCGAGGGCGGTCCGGTGGTGACCGATGTGCCGGCCGTCGGACAGCTTGCCGTACAGGCTGATTCGCTGTGGACGCCGTCGACCTGGCCCGACACCGAGGCGGTCGTTCAGTCGCGACGTCGCTGGGCCGAGGCGACCGTCGGGTTGCGGACGGTCTACCTGGTCGGCCGCACGGACGCCGATCCCTGCGATGCCGGTGCCGCCATATGGGAGCCGGTCGCCGACACCGGTTGCGGCATTGTCGGGGCGCTGCGTGCCGGGTGGCATCCGCGCGAACGTGTGACGTTCGGCGACACCGCGGTCCAGATGTGGACGCGGTGA
- a CDS encoding glycosyltransferase family 2 protein, with protein MVDFEDEFAGDPAAVTVSVVVPTRNEALNLPYVAERMPAVDQIIVVDGNSVDGTVDVARSLWPEAVIVHQTRAGKGNALACGFEAATGDVIVMIDADGSTDPAEIPQFVEALVGGADLAKGSRFSLGGGSDDITALRRAGNKGLNWLVNRLFGTGFADLCYGYNAFWRKHLHVLDLPATRLPEAQWGDGFEIETIINVRMARGGMQIREVGSHESKRIHGRSNLNAFSDGIRVLRTIGQERRLHRSSRQAVAAPVSPTA; from the coding sequence ATGGTGGATTTCGAGGACGAGTTCGCGGGAGATCCGGCGGCAGTGACCGTTTCGGTCGTCGTCCCGACCCGTAACGAGGCACTCAACCTGCCATACGTCGCCGAGCGCATGCCCGCCGTCGATCAGATCATCGTCGTCGACGGCAATTCCGTGGACGGCACGGTCGACGTCGCCCGCTCGCTCTGGCCGGAGGCGGTCATCGTGCATCAGACCCGCGCAGGCAAGGGCAATGCCCTCGCGTGTGGGTTCGAGGCGGCCACCGGCGACGTGATCGTCATGATCGACGCCGACGGTTCGACGGATCCCGCCGAGATCCCACAGTTCGTCGAGGCGCTCGTCGGTGGAGCCGATCTCGCCAAGGGCAGTCGGTTCTCGCTGGGCGGCGGCAGCGACGACATCACCGCGCTTCGCCGGGCCGGCAACAAGGGACTCAACTGGTTGGTCAACCGCCTGTTCGGTACCGGATTCGCAGATCTCTGTTACGGCTACAACGCGTTCTGGCGCAAGCATCTTCACGTCCTCGACCTCCCCGCGACCCGGCTTCCGGAGGCGCAGTGGGGCGACGGGTTCGAGATCGAGACCATCATCAACGTGCGAATGGCGCGCGGCGGCATGCAGATCCGCGAGGTCGGCAGTCATGAGAGCAAGCGAATCCACGGCCGGAGCAATCTGAACGCGTTCAGCGACGGAATCCGGGTACTCCGCACGATCGGTCAGGAGCGGCGACTGCACCGCAGCAGCAGGCAGGCCGTCGCCGCACCGGTCTCGCCGACCGCCTGA
- a CDS encoding 4-hydroxybenzoate 3-monooxygenase — protein sequence MTARCQVAIIGAGPAGLALAHMLHLQGIESVVLECRSEEYVRARVRAGVLEQTTVDLLTDIGVADRLHREALVHNGFYLRFDRATHHLDFHALSGRHAYVYGQAEVVADLIDARHATGRPLVFEAADVSIDGTDTDHPVVEYTGPDGARHRIDADVVAGCDGFHGVTRTMMPSSTRTLTRSYPFAWLGILARTRPVTEEGMYSVHPDGLSVHSMRGPNLSRQYLQVPADTRLEDWPDARIWAELRRRSACDDHPELETGEIIERSLAPLRSVVTDRMQSGSLYLLGDAAHIVPPTGAKGLNLAISDACALSRALGIRYRTGDDSALRAYTDTVLPRIWQAQNFSWTLTSVLHRFGDDPYDWELRRATLVRWTESVAQQQALGEVYLGLPFPTSWHSDDPTSSLMAQPTL from the coding sequence ATGACGGCGCGTTGTCAGGTGGCCATCATCGGCGCGGGTCCCGCGGGGCTCGCCCTCGCCCACATGCTGCACCTCCAGGGCATCGAATCGGTGGTGCTGGAATGCCGATCCGAGGAGTATGTCCGGGCACGCGTGCGCGCCGGCGTCCTCGAGCAGACGACGGTCGATCTGCTCACCGACATCGGCGTGGCCGACCGCCTGCACCGGGAGGCCCTGGTACACAACGGCTTCTACCTCCGATTCGACCGCGCCACCCACCATCTCGACTTCCACGCGCTCTCCGGACGCCACGCGTACGTCTATGGTCAGGCGGAGGTGGTCGCGGATCTGATCGACGCACGCCATGCCACCGGACGCCCGCTCGTGTTCGAGGCCGCCGATGTCTCGATCGACGGTACCGACACCGACCACCCCGTCGTGGAGTACACCGGTCCGGACGGCGCACGCCATCGGATCGATGCCGACGTCGTGGCCGGCTGCGACGGTTTCCACGGGGTGACCCGCACGATGATGCCGTCGTCCACCCGCACCCTGACCAGGTCGTATCCGTTCGCGTGGCTCGGCATCCTGGCGCGCACACGGCCGGTGACCGAAGAGGGGATGTACAGCGTGCATCCCGACGGTCTGTCGGTGCACAGCATGCGTGGGCCGAACCTGAGCCGGCAGTACCTGCAGGTCCCCGCCGACACACGGCTCGAGGACTGGCCCGACGCTCGCATCTGGGCCGAACTCCGTCGCCGCAGCGCTTGCGACGATCATCCCGAGTTGGAGACCGGCGAGATCATCGAACGCAGCCTCGCTCCCCTGCGGAGCGTCGTCACCGACCGCATGCAGTCCGGATCGTTGTACCTCCTCGGCGACGCCGCACACATCGTCCCCCCGACCGGCGCAAAGGGTCTCAACCTGGCCATCTCCGATGCCTGCGCCCTGTCGCGCGCCCTGGGCATCCGATACCGGACCGGCGACGACTCGGCGTTGCGGGCCTACACCGACACCGTCCTGCCGCGCATCTGGCAGGCCCAGAACTTCTCCTGGACCCTGACCTCAGTGCTGCACCGCTTCGGCGACGACCCGTACGACTGGGAACTGCGCCGCGCCACCCTGGTCCGTTGGACCGAGTCCGTCGCGCAGCAGCAGGCGCTCGGCGAGGTCTACCTGGGCCTTCCGTTCCCCACCTCCTGGCACTCCGACGACCCGACGTCTTCCCTGATGGCTCAACCGACGTTGTGA
- a CDS encoding 2-amino-3,7-dideoxy-D-threo-hept-6-ulosonate synthase, which translates to MFDSRGVRRQSLSGKQLRLSRLFAASSRRSLVVPIDHSVTIGPLGRSDHADSTADLLARAGADALIVHKGRARTIDPWRFGSLGLIVHLSAGTNLSIDRTGKVLVGSVEECLGLGADAVSVHVNVGSASEPQQLIDLGAVSGECSRLGVPLLAMMYARGPEIGVDATSVPTLSHLAAIATDLGADVVKLDYAGSPDQMNEVVDSCPLPILVAGGPAVESDAAAIDFGIEVASSRVAGLSFGRQIFAAEQPQHVAAALADHLHGAAPSSRALTPTLELA; encoded by the coding sequence ATGTTCGACAGCCGCGGTGTACGCCGACAGTCATTATCCGGCAAGCAACTTCGCCTTTCACGGCTCTTCGCCGCCTCGTCCCGGCGGTCTCTGGTGGTGCCGATCGACCATTCGGTGACGATCGGACCACTGGGCCGGTCGGACCACGCGGACAGCACCGCGGATCTCCTCGCCCGTGCCGGCGCCGACGCGTTGATCGTGCACAAGGGTCGCGCGCGCACGATCGACCCATGGCGATTCGGGTCGCTCGGCCTGATCGTGCATCTCTCTGCGGGCACCAACCTCAGCATCGACCGAACGGGCAAGGTCCTCGTCGGCTCCGTCGAGGAATGCCTGGGCCTGGGCGCCGACGCGGTGAGCGTGCATGTCAACGTCGGGTCCGCCTCCGAGCCACAGCAACTCATCGATCTCGGCGCGGTCTCCGGCGAATGCAGTCGTCTCGGGGTGCCGCTGCTCGCAATGATGTATGCGCGCGGCCCGGAGATCGGCGTCGACGCGACGTCGGTGCCGACGCTCTCCCATCTCGCCGCCATCGCCACCGACCTCGGCGCCGACGTGGTCAAGCTCGACTACGCGGGCTCGCCGGATCAGATGAACGAGGTCGTCGACTCCTGCCCGCTGCCGATCCTGGTCGCGGGTGGTCCCGCCGTGGAGAGCGACGCGGCGGCAATCGATTTCGGTATCGAGGTCGCATCCTCACGCGTCGCGGGACTCAGCTTCGGACGGCAGATCTTCGCCGCCGAGCAGCCGCAGCACGTCGCGGCCGCACTCGCCGACCACCTCCATGGCGCGGCACCCTCGTCGCGCGCACTGACACCCACACTCGAACTCGCCTGA
- a CDS encoding 3-dehydroquinate synthase II family protein, giving the protein MSNPTDIVTDDIAPLAPTAETPAPRTGHFAWIDLRAVPGALRDAVVQSAIHHRIDGIVSDDINLLGDLPPTVRRVLVRSGDADEIIDTASVDIVLSEGGDGAPAVAATVETGVHVVVSDADTLRDACEAVRRTPWTVLTFTDPTKIPLEIVIAAAENSGGHTITVVNDIEDAEIVKLVLEHGSDGLLLSPRSADDVATLAEVITPSTDRMELTELTVTKVEHIGMGERACIDTCSLLEKDEGCLIGSFSTGMFLSCSETHPLPYMPTRPFRWNAGAVHSYVLVPGNRTRYVSELQAGQPILAVRSNGSVREVRIGRVKIERRPLISVTATTDDGRTVNVIAQDDWHVRLLGPGGSVNNVTELTPGDRLLGYAPTESRHVGLPITEFCDER; this is encoded by the coding sequence ATGAGCAACCCGACCGACATCGTCACCGACGACATCGCTCCGCTGGCCCCGACCGCCGAGACACCCGCACCGCGGACCGGGCACTTCGCCTGGATCGACCTGCGGGCGGTGCCCGGCGCCCTCCGCGACGCGGTGGTGCAATCGGCCATCCACCATCGCATCGACGGCATCGTCTCCGACGACATCAATCTGCTCGGCGATCTTCCGCCCACCGTGCGCCGCGTCCTGGTGCGCTCCGGTGACGCCGACGAGATCATCGACACCGCTTCGGTCGACATCGTGCTCTCCGAGGGCGGCGACGGCGCTCCGGCGGTCGCGGCAACGGTCGAAACCGGTGTGCACGTGGTGGTGTCGGATGCAGACACCCTGCGCGACGCCTGCGAGGCCGTCCGTCGCACGCCATGGACGGTGCTGACGTTCACCGATCCGACCAAGATCCCGCTGGAGATCGTGATCGCCGCCGCGGAGAACTCCGGCGGCCACACCATCACCGTCGTCAACGACATCGAGGACGCCGAGATCGTCAAGCTGGTCCTCGAGCACGGGTCGGACGGATTGCTGCTGAGCCCGCGCAGTGCAGACGACGTCGCCACCCTCGCCGAGGTCATCACGCCCTCCACGGACCGGATGGAACTGACCGAACTCACCGTGACCAAGGTCGAGCACATCGGCATGGGCGAGCGGGCGTGCATCGACACCTGCTCGCTGTTGGAGAAGGACGAAGGCTGCCTCATCGGCTCGTTCTCCACCGGGATGTTCCTGTCGTGCAGTGAGACCCATCCCCTGCCGTATATGCCGACGCGACCGTTCCGTTGGAACGCCGGGGCGGTGCACTCCTACGTGCTGGTGCCCGGCAACCGCACCCGCTACGTCAGTGAACTCCAGGCCGGCCAGCCGATCCTGGCGGTCCGCAGCAACGGTTCGGTCCGCGAGGTCCGGATCGGCCGCGTGAAGATCGAACGGCGCCCGCTCATCTCGGTCACCGCGACCACCGACGACGGTCGCACCGTCAACGTCATCGCACAGGACGACTGGCACGTGCGCCTGCTGGGCCCGGGCGGCTCGGTCAACAACGTCACCGAACTGACACCCGGTGATCGACTGCTCGGGTACGCACCCACCGAGTCACGTCACGTGGGGCTCCCGATCACCGAGTTCTGCGACGAGCGGTGA
- a CDS encoding LLM class flavin-dependent oxidoreductase encodes MLWYINPTDGDVPWEPTERVQPTFDVIRHQARTLDRLGYYGALTTAREAISLVADTERLRFLVPEYPGVKPPVLMAEEAQVFDQYSGGRLIYNQVNGADPVLHRYGRFGSKQERYRVSSEYWSLVKRLYLDDAEPYDGEFFSYGPRYKPPIPGPRQPDGIQVWGTGASPEGIEHAADVLDVYLSFMSEPTALAGLFDRVRAAAATRGRTLQFGVLASVIVRETDEEAWERFESQLARTRPETVLATADRNLRSFGYPGLDELRSDNPLVQGRIDALRAGRIPGREVLEFAPNMAAGLTTWTAAEPPFDIAGKGTGTYFVGSAENVAAAMSSVAERAGVDIWILSGWPLATEAEITAELLLPLLADQSSRVAAVRGR; translated from the coding sequence GTGCTCTGGTACATCAATCCCACCGACGGGGACGTGCCATGGGAACCCACCGAGCGCGTACAGCCCACCTTCGACGTCATCCGCCACCAGGCGCGCACCCTCGATCGCCTGGGCTACTACGGCGCGCTGACCACTGCGCGGGAGGCGATCTCGCTGGTCGCCGACACCGAACGGCTCCGTTTCCTCGTCCCGGAGTACCCGGGGGTCAAGCCGCCGGTTCTGATGGCCGAGGAGGCGCAGGTCTTCGACCAGTACTCCGGCGGTCGCCTGATCTACAACCAGGTCAACGGTGCCGATCCGGTGCTGCACCGTTATGGCCGCTTCGGCTCCAAGCAGGAGCGGTACCGGGTCTCCTCGGAGTACTGGTCATTGGTGAAACGGCTGTACCTCGACGACGCCGAACCGTATGACGGCGAGTTCTTCTCGTACGGACCGCGATACAAGCCACCCATCCCGGGGCCGAGGCAGCCGGACGGAATCCAGGTGTGGGGCACCGGCGCATCCCCGGAGGGGATCGAGCATGCGGCCGACGTCCTCGATGTCTACCTCTCCTTCATGTCCGAGCCGACCGCGCTCGCCGGTCTGTTCGACCGCGTCCGCGCCGCCGCGGCCACCCGTGGACGCACCCTGCAGTTCGGCGTGCTGGCAAGCGTCATCGTGCGTGAGACCGACGAGGAGGCGTGGGAGCGTTTCGAGTCGCAACTCGCCAGGACGCGGCCGGAAACCGTACTGGCGACCGCGGATCGCAATCTGCGGAGTTTCGGCTATCCGGGTCTCGACGAACTCCGCAGCGACAATCCGCTCGTGCAGGGGCGCATCGACGCGTTGCGTGCCGGACGCATCCCCGGGCGTGAGGTCCTGGAGTTCGCACCGAACATGGCCGCCGGTCTGACGACCTGGACCGCGGCGGAACCACCGTTCGACATCGCCGGCAAGGGCACCGGCACCTATTTCGTCGGCAGTGCCGAGAACGTCGCGGCCGCGATGTCGTCGGTCGCCGAACGAGCCGGTGTGGACATCTGGATTCTGTCGGGTTGGCCGCTCGCCACCGAGGCCGAGATCACCGCCGAACTCCTGCTGCCCCTGCTCGCCGATCAGTCCTCGCGCGTGGCGGCGGTTCGCGGCCGGTGA
- a CDS encoding lipopolysaccharide biosynthesis protein: protein MTATRSQRSAAGGLSRLRRGGLSVDIMAIMTSSLATGALGFVFWTVAARGYTTAEVGRASAIITSATLLATLSNLSLGSLYERFLPVSGSRTRHFLGIGRTVIIVVAVLLGVGFVVLGPRDKLFESSTEAWVFPMFVLVLGIFAIQDQALIGLGMSRTVATKNISQSAAKVVLVAALIPMGSGSAVVWSWVLPAALISCWIGVRAIRRAALRASGPAVLPPRDEITQFYVGSLAMTAVGVIVPLVVPLVIVARLGPEMNAYFTVCWLLISTASVLLFATAAPFIATASEPHADLRHATLRFIGLCGGAGFLGAVALVVTAPWILSVMGPQYAAEGTTLIRLMALTLPTVAFVTIYTAIAKVERRLRLAVAVQVVFGIVVVTGIGFAVGEWGINGVAYVYLAADAAALAVLLVPGVRMIRRALGPRPAITPRDSGPDGRDHTEVIRSG from the coding sequence GTGACCGCGACACGGTCGCAGCGATCGGCGGCGGGTGGTCTGTCCCGACTCCGCCGCGGCGGGCTCAGCGTGGACATCATGGCGATCATGACGTCGAGCCTGGCCACGGGCGCCCTCGGCTTTGTGTTCTGGACCGTCGCGGCCCGCGGTTACACCACCGCGGAGGTCGGTCGCGCATCCGCGATCATCACGTCGGCCACGCTGCTGGCGACGCTGTCCAATCTGAGCCTGGGCAGCCTGTACGAGCGTTTCCTCCCGGTCTCCGGTTCGCGGACAAGGCATTTCCTCGGGATCGGCCGCACGGTGATCATCGTCGTCGCGGTGCTCCTGGGTGTCGGCTTCGTGGTCCTCGGGCCGCGCGACAAACTCTTCGAGAGTTCCACCGAGGCCTGGGTGTTCCCGATGTTCGTCCTCGTGCTCGGTATCTTCGCGATCCAGGATCAGGCCCTGATCGGGCTGGGTATGTCGCGGACTGTCGCGACCAAGAACATCTCCCAGTCGGCCGCGAAGGTGGTACTCGTCGCCGCCCTCATTCCGATGGGCAGTGGGTCCGCGGTCGTCTGGTCGTGGGTGCTGCCCGCCGCGCTCATCTCGTGCTGGATCGGCGTCCGGGCGATCCGGCGGGCCGCGCTCCGGGCGTCCGGGCCCGCCGTTCTCCCGCCACGCGACGAGATCACCCAGTTCTATGTGGGTTCGCTCGCCATGACCGCTGTAGGCGTCATCGTCCCGCTCGTGGTGCCGTTGGTCATCGTCGCCCGCCTCGGCCCGGAGATGAACGCGTACTTCACCGTGTGCTGGCTGTTGATCAGCACCGCCTCGGTCCTCCTGTTCGCCACCGCCGCACCGTTCATCGCGACGGCCTCCGAACCTCATGCGGATCTGCGCCATGCGACGTTGCGCTTCATCGGCCTGTGCGGTGGCGCCGGGTTCCTGGGTGCCGTTGCACTGGTGGTGACGGCGCCCTGGATTCTGTCGGTCATGGGGCCGCAGTACGCCGCCGAGGGCACCACTCTGATCCGGTTGATGGCACTCACCCTCCCGACGGTCGCCTTCGTGACCATCTACACGGCGATCGCGAAAGTGGAACGGCGCCTGCGGTTGGCGGTGGCGGTGCAGGTCGTGTTCGGCATCGTCGTGGTGACCGGCATCGGCTTCGCCGTCGGCGAGTGGGGTATCAACGGCGTCGCCTACGTCTATCTGGCCGCCGATGCCGCTGCGCTCGCCGTCCTGCTGGTCCCGGGTGTCCGGATGATCCGTCGTGCTCTCGGGCCGCGGCCGGCCATCACTCCCCGGGATTCAGGGCCGGACGGTCGCGACCACACCGAAGTGATCCGATCCGGGTAG
- a CDS encoding endonuclease/exonuclease/phosphatase family protein, whose protein sequence is MRSAGYVLGWGAVVAAVVGIAAHLSGLVSNTATRIASFTPVLIGLGVVGLVILLIGRHRVAAVVAAVVVIAGLATQAPLYRGVDEQVSETDLTVMQANIYLGRADVTHIVDEVRDRDVDVLTVIELTQPAVSAFATSQLSRELPYSYLRPRAGGAGAGIYSRYPLSDGRALDGFTLSNLRAQLEVPGAGRRALYALHPLPPYPEPSWRWDGELRRLRDVLLAEPLPLIIGADFNSTYDHRQFRSLLAHSSVPGGPPLLDAAEHLGAGIVATYPANRVYPPFLALDRVLARGSTPTSLTRVDLPGSDHFGVVATVRP, encoded by the coding sequence ATGAGGTCGGCCGGATACGTGCTGGGGTGGGGCGCGGTCGTCGCGGCGGTGGTCGGTATCGCGGCACACCTCTCGGGGCTCGTGAGCAACACCGCCACCCGCATCGCGTCATTCACTCCCGTGCTGATCGGGCTGGGCGTCGTCGGCCTCGTCATCCTGCTGATCGGCCGGCACCGGGTGGCCGCGGTGGTCGCCGCGGTCGTGGTGATTGCCGGGCTCGCGACCCAGGCTCCGCTCTATCGTGGTGTGGACGAACAGGTTTCGGAGACCGATCTCACGGTGATGCAGGCCAACATCTACCTCGGCCGCGCCGACGTCACGCACATCGTCGACGAGGTTCGCGATCGGGATGTGGACGTGCTGACGGTCATCGAGCTGACCCAGCCCGCGGTGTCGGCGTTCGCGACCTCACAATTGTCGCGGGAGCTGCCGTACTCCTACCTCCGGCCCCGGGCCGGTGGTGCCGGTGCCGGCATCTACTCCCGGTACCCGCTCTCCGACGGTCGGGCGCTCGACGGCTTCACCCTCTCGAATCTTCGTGCCCAACTGGAGGTTCCCGGGGCGGGCCGTCGCGCACTCTATGCACTGCACCCGCTCCCGCCCTACCCGGAGCCGTCGTGGCGGTGGGACGGCGAACTCCGGCGACTACGCGATGTCCTCCTGGCCGAGCCGTTGCCCCTCATCATCGGGGCGGACTTCAACTCGACCTACGACCATCGTCAGTTCCGTAGTCTGCTCGCCCACTCGTCGGTGCCGGGCGGGCCACCTCTGCTCGACGCCGCCGAGCATCTCGGTGCAGGCATCGTCGCCACCTACCCCGCGAACCGCGTCTACCCGCCGTTCCTGGCGCTCGATCGTGTTCTGGCGCGAGGGAGTACACCGACCAGCCTGACCCGGGTGGATCTACCCGGATCGGATCACTTCGGTGTGGTCGCGACCGTCCGGCCCTGA